A genomic segment from Methanomicrobia archaeon encodes:
- a CDS encoding type II toxin-antitoxin system HicB family antitoxin, with protein sequence MQKYAIEIFYSDEDESYIAVVPELPGCSAFGETEGAALREVKIAIELWLETAQKEGREIPKPRGKEFLNALYETIVRAQPPQKA encoded by the coding sequence ATGCAGAAATATGCAATAGAGATTTTTTATAGCGACGAGGACGAGAGCTACATTGCGGTGGTTCCCGAGCTGCCCGGCTGCTCGGCGTTCGGCGAGACGGAAGGGGCGGCGTTGCGGGAGGTTAAAATCGCCATCGAGCTCTGGTTAGAAACCGCACAGAAGGAAGGGCGTGAGATACCGAAGCCGCGTGGGAAAGAATTCCTCAATGCGCTTTATGAAACTATCGTTCGCGCTCAACCGCCTCAAAAGGCGTGA